The following are from one region of the Haemophilus parainfluenzae genome:
- a CDS encoding pseudoazurin: MKKIALAALLGLSFAAQAVHYDIKMLNSNSEGSMVFEPGYLKVQPGDTVTFRPENKSHFVHSKAIPEGAQKFQSEEDQELTITLDKEGVYVYTCPVHRSMNMNGVIQVGDNLPNKEQAEKVVKDLEKKSMTNKGRLEKYFAQVK, translated from the coding sequence ATGAAAAAAATTGCACTTGCAGCATTATTAGGATTAAGTTTTGCTGCTCAAGCCGTACATTATGACATCAAAATGTTGAATTCAAACAGTGAAGGCTCAATGGTTTTTGAACCGGGTTATTTAAAAGTACAACCAGGTGATACGGTGACATTCCGTCCTGAAAATAAAAGCCACTTTGTACACAGTAAAGCGATTCCTGAAGGCGCACAAAAATTCCAATCTGAAGAAGATCAGGAACTCACGATCACTTTAGATAAAGAAGGCGTTTATGTTTATACTTGCCCAGTGCACCGTTCAATGAATATGAATGGTGTGATTCAAGTGGGGGATAATCTTCCAAACAAAGAACAAGCAGAGAAAGTGGTGAAAGATCTTGAGAAGAAATCAATGACGAACAAAGGCCGTCTTGAAAAATATTTTGCTCAAGTAAAATAA
- a CDS encoding ABC transporter ATP-binding protein: MLELKNLTVKRGDLTVADHINVRFEEGKVYTVLGPNGTGKSSMLKTIFGELPHEGMITYQGKQLERTKLADWRKPIGYMPQDSRVDASLTALEVVLLGRMDSLTMRVSDELLTEAASIMTQLGIGHLAHRDILNLSGGQRQMVMFAQVLLREPQILMLDEPVSALDMHHQLNLLEEVYTYTKQKNLITIMVLHDLSLAAQFSDELILLGEGKVQGVGDAHHVLQVETINRLYRVNVELLQCSAGLPVVRPQRKSAHS, translated from the coding sequence ATGTTAGAATTAAAGAATCTTACGGTAAAAAGAGGTGATCTCACCGTTGCTGATCACATTAATGTCCGTTTTGAAGAAGGTAAAGTTTACACGGTGCTTGGGCCAAACGGCACGGGAAAATCCTCCATGCTGAAAACCATTTTTGGTGAATTACCACATGAAGGAATGATTACCTATCAAGGCAAACAGCTAGAACGGACAAAGTTGGCAGATTGGCGTAAACCAATTGGCTATATGCCTCAAGATAGTCGCGTAGATGCAAGCTTAACTGCACTTGAAGTAGTTCTTTTGGGACGAATGGATAGTCTAACGATGCGAGTAAGCGATGAGCTTCTTACTGAAGCGGCAAGTATTATGACACAATTAGGTATTGGTCATTTAGCCCATCGTGATATCCTGAATCTCAGTGGGGGACAGCGCCAAATGGTGATGTTTGCTCAGGTTTTATTACGTGAGCCACAGATTTTAATGTTGGATGAGCCAGTGAGTGCGTTAGATATGCATCATCAGCTTAATCTCTTAGAAGAAGTTTACACCTATACGAAACAGAAAAATCTGATTACTATAATGGTATTACATGATTTAAGCCTTGCCGCTCAATTTTCAGATGAGTTGATTTTACTTGGTGAAGGTAAAGTGCAAGGCGTGGGCGACGCTCATCATGTTTTACAAGTGGAAACGATTAATCGTTTATATCGTGTAAACGTTGAATTATTACAATGTAGTGCAGGTTTGCCGGTGGTTCGTCCACAGCGTAAATCAGCACATTCTTAA
- a CDS encoding FecCD family ABC transporter permease, with product MKNNSVVADIVANQRKLERKRWFVILSFLAIGVVSLILDVMTGPAMLSVSEVVNALFGIGEVDKMTNNIVHNLRLPMALMALVVGATLAVGGAEIQTLLNNPMASPYTLGLAAAAGFGASVVIAFGSFGLPVQVAVPIGAFVMTMLASGILFLFASKRRFSSEMLVLVGIALLFIFQSLLSLVQFISAPEVSQQILFWLFGSLNKATWQSLIIIIVVTTICVALLSKELWKLTALRLGEDRAASLGINLQVLRIKVLVLVAMMTATAISFVGVIGFIGLVAPHVARMLLGEDQRFFLPGAMLVGAAFLSLSSVLSKVIIPGALFPVGIVTSFIGVPFFFWIILNNKRGQ from the coding sequence ATGAAAAACAATTCTGTTGTAGCAGATATTGTGGCTAACCAGCGTAAGCTTGAACGCAAACGCTGGTTTGTTATTTTATCTTTTCTTGCTATTGGCGTGGTAAGCCTTATCCTTGATGTGATGACAGGTCCTGCGATGCTATCGGTATCGGAAGTCGTAAATGCGTTATTCGGTATCGGTGAAGTCGATAAAATGACAAACAATATTGTGCATAATTTACGTTTACCGATGGCATTGATGGCGCTTGTCGTAGGGGCAACATTGGCTGTTGGTGGGGCAGAGATCCAAACTTTATTAAATAATCCTATGGCGAGTCCTTATACATTAGGTCTTGCGGCTGCGGCAGGTTTTGGTGCTTCTGTTGTGATTGCTTTCGGAAGTTTTGGTTTACCCGTACAAGTAGCTGTGCCAATTGGCGCATTTGTCATGACCATGCTTGCCTCGGGGATTCTTTTCTTATTTGCCTCTAAACGTCGTTTTAGCTCTGAAATGCTCGTGTTGGTAGGGATCGCATTGCTCTTTATTTTCCAATCCTTACTTTCATTGGTGCAATTTATTTCGGCGCCGGAAGTCTCGCAACAAATCCTATTCTGGCTATTTGGTAGCCTAAATAAAGCGACGTGGCAAAGCTTAATCATCATTATTGTCGTCACTACAATTTGTGTCGCATTACTTTCAAAAGAGCTTTGGAAATTGACCGCACTTCGTTTAGGTGAAGATCGTGCGGCGAGTCTTGGCATTAATTTGCAAGTATTACGTATCAAGGTATTAGTTCTTGTCGCAATGATGACGGCGACAGCAATTAGTTTTGTGGGCGTGATTGGCTTTATCGGCTTAGTTGCTCCACATGTTGCTCGAATGTTGCTTGGTGAAGACCAACGTTTCTTCTTACCGGGTGCAATGTTAGTCGGTGCGGCATTCTTATCCCTCTCTTCGGTATTGTCCAAAGTTATTATCCCTGGCGCATTGTTCCCAGTGGGGATTGTCACCTCGTTTATTGGGGTGCCTTTCTTCTTTTGGATTATTTTAAACAACAAGCGGGGACAATAA